Genomic DNA from Parambassis ranga chromosome 5, fParRan2.1, whole genome shotgun sequence:
gcaatccagatgttttggagCTGTCATATCATCAATGTTTATTTAGAGTCCATGTTTTAAACTGAAAAGATTTTGGTGTAGCCTGTGTATGTTCAGAGTCAGTGTCCATCTGTACACAACAAATTGGTCAGAACATGGACATATTCATCCTCTGAAGACACAGACCCTGGTATCACCGTCAAAATGCCAACAGCTGAGCTGGTAGTAGTCTGAGGATGCCAAGTCCGGTGAACCAGGTGTGCTGACTCGTAGTTGTTTCATGAATTTTGTACTGAATTCAATCCATTCCAATCCTCTCAGACTGGTGGTGGCGGTAGAAGAAGCCTTCACCCACATCAAACGTCACCAGGATGAAGAGATGGCTACGTCCTCTCCCAAACACCCGCGTGAGCTGATGGACCCCAGAGAAGCAGCTCAGGCCATCTTCGCCCCCATGGCGCGAGCCATGCAGAAGTACCTTCGTGCCACCAGGCAGCAGTcctaccacagcatggagagcaTCATCAACCATCTGCAGTTCTGCATCACCCACAACATGACCCCCAAggtaaggaggaggagactTTAATTATTCAGACGCCTTCCAATGTGTATTCATAGCCATACACTGACgtgacactgtgtgtctgaaaaGGCTTTCCTGGAGCGTTACCTCACCGCGGGTCCCACCGTCCAGTAcctggacagcagcagagggcgCCAATGGACACTAGTGAGCGAGGAGCCTGTGACTTCATCTTTGCGCCAAGGACAGGTCTTCTGTCTGAGACGCCTTGACTTCTCTCTGGTTGTCACAGTAACGCCTCTCCCCTTCTTGCGGCTGGGAGAGGAATTCATCGACCCAAAAAGCCACAAGTTTGTCCTgaagctgcagtcagagacatCTGTGTAAGAGAAGAGTGGTGAATCGTAGATACTAATAAGTGTGGGGGTGTCTTTTTTATCGTTGATGTTTTGATGATGTTGACTACTGAtaagtgcaacacacacacacacacgctgacaagGTTAAAATGTCATGACAACAGTCAGACAACAGAAATAGCAAACCACTGTCTTTGTTCCTCTTTTAGTTTCTGGTGAATGTTCTTCACTATGCTGTACTGGCCAATACCTCCAGAGATCACTGTGGACTGCTCTCTGTAgtcatggttttttttttaatatttctggtTGGGTCACCAGTTATATGAGGAAACCCACCTACACATCATAGCAGTGACTGCCTGTAGAGTTCAGCTGACCTTTCTTCAGAAGAGACTTCTCTTAAGGTTTTTTCTAGTTCCCTTTTCTTTGAAATGTGACTGTTAAGCCCAgtacactgactgactgaagatGTTATTGTTTTATAGCACTCAACAGTCAAACTGTGGATCAGTATTGTACTAAACATTATCTACGCATGTGCTCAGGTTCACCCTCTGAGAAGGAAAAGTGTGTCACAGGGGGTCTTGAATGCTCCTTTTTTTACACACCTGCTTCTTGCTGCCTTCCTGCCCACAGCCCACTTCCACCTCTGCTTTTCAAGAGAGAGTGGGTGTTTGCAGCTTTCTTATCAAAGGTCAGGGGGGTTTTTAGAACAGTCATATGTGTAAACCATGATCACGAACCAGTATTGTGACTAGATTTTGTGCTACATTAGGGTCACACCAGAAGCTGTGGGATTAGGTCTGTCTGTTTCTTGCAGGCTCATAAAGCACCTGTTTTACCTGTTTTGTGATACATGTGTCTGTTCTTGACatgaatgtgttgtttttacactACTGACTCACTCATAAGCATCAATATGCACATCTGGATGCAGTCTTTACATGTTTTCTTGTCACTACTGAAACTAAGCTACTAACACTCGTCTGTGAAGGACGGCCACTTATTTACTGTCACACTGTGGATTTTTGGACAAAGTTGaagtaaaaaaatcttttaaaaaagTCATCTGTTGAGTCATCTGAGTCACAAGATattcatggatttttttttgtcatcacaAATTAAGGAAGTGGGAGTTGGACGTGGTTAAGGGAGTTACAACGAGACAAGAAGTACTAAACACATACATCTCATCCAGTATAAATCAGCTTTTCATTATACTGCATACACCAAGGATGGTGGCACAAATGGTGAATCTATGCCATGCAACTAAAGGGTTAAAGCTAACTGCTCCTCCTGGCTATGTAGAGACCGTACCATTGCATACCGGTAAATATTTGTTGGCTTAAATGTGCACCTTTACATTAGTGCTGGGCAACAGTTAATGCTCAATAATGAATTCAGAAGTAGTtccttcacacagcagcagttatGTCAAATTCCACCATCTGGTCTGAATGTCTTGTATTGCAGCGACTCCTTCTTTTGTCCATGTTCAATTCCTGGTTGAGGTGGTCCACAACCTTTCTGCATTTGACGAGGACATTGTCAAAGGTACTGTTCTGCAGAGATGCTGAGACAGAGCGCTGGAGACACAGAAGACGTGTTTAGAAGGCAGATGTCTGGTAGCAGCTGTACTTCTTGCACCATCTGAGCAAACTTTATTTGAAACGTGCACTCTAACTCTGAGGTATACTAGTACACAATACTATTACacatactagtgattcatgtgattaactgtttgctgtcttccttctctctctctctctcttcagtctgGTCCCTGACAAAACCAATGCATATTGCCTGCACCAGCCTCTGTTATTCAGCATATTGATAATTCACATAAGCTGTCATATAATCACACAGTTTCAGCTTgtataacaacaataacaacctgccatgtttgtccTGTGCAGGGTATGATGTCAGCAGGAGGGCCTCCTCTTATAAGCCAAGTCCTGCCCAAGTTTCCCCTTTAGTGCTTTAACTATCTGCTTCTCGCAGAGCTGGAGGGTTCTTTTTACACATATATTTCTTAAATTTCTTAAAACGGCGTGATTCCGAATTATATTGCTCTAACTGCCAAATTAACCAATGATCATcgatcaacttttttttttttacctttttagtACTtccactatgtgtgtgtgtatttgtgcttgGTGGGTTGATCTTAAGACATAAGGAAATGAATTTCACAGGAAGTCGCTCACTCGGCATTGTTCCTGTGTGACTGTTAGTTCAGTGCTGTGATGAGGCTTCTAATCTTCTTTTTATTCCTTCAAGGTAAGTCCAGTTTGAACTCTGAAAATGTGATCGAGCAAGAACAGACGTgacaacttttaaaaaaaactagacTGCAAATCTTTGGTATAAAGTACATTAAACTGctgaacttaaaaaaaaaaagtaaatgtgaATTTACTTACTAAAGTATCTATAAAACATCACTCAGATTTTCAtgaataatttatatttaaggGAAGTGTCTTAAATACTATTCATGGCACCAACCCAAAAAAAAACTAGGAAGTCTTTCTGGTTAGACAAGCCTACTGCGTGTTAATATGTGATACTCTAGATTGACAAATTTACAGTAAACCTTGATATATTGGTGGCAGGTCAATGCTTATATTTATATCCTATCTGTCAAACAACGTGGTAATAGGTGTAGGTGTAGTGTGGTGCGTCTTTTTGTCCACAATTTAATTTCAACACTTTTTTTGTCCATGTCTGAAACctgcttttcagcatcacaaaCTGCATCTTTGGAGGAAGTATCAGCAAACCTCGGGGGGAAAATTACTTTACACTCAGGAGCTAATGTGTCATGGAAGCTCACCACAATCGAGTGGTCAATATACACCAACAACACCTGGATTGCCACCTACCAGAATGAGAACGTAAACGTTGAACGTGTGTCGCGGTATAAAGGAAGGCTACATCTTAACACCACTACTGGTAACAGAGAATCCCTCCAAAGGAACtctttgttctctttgttttttttccttcattgcacttcttcctgtttttaggTGACTTGACAATCAATAATGTGACCACAAAAGATGCCATGGACTACACAGTGGAGTTAAGCAGCGACACTCAAGGCACTGGAAAGACGATTAACCTCAAAGTAAAAAGTAAGACGCAAATGTTAGTTTGTTTAAAGCATTTCTTTGTGAATCAAATTAGATCAGGGTAGAATAAACATGTCATATTAAATCTGCAGAACCCCTCCAGAATCCCACCATATCCACGCACACAAATCCTATAAAACAAGCATGTGTTGTGGTGCTGGACTGTGTATCGCAGGATAATGGTGTTAACCTGTCCTGGCACGTTAATCCCACTGTTGACAACATAACCCGAGCAAACGGCAGCCATACAGAGCTGTTTGCACTTATCGACACCCGAGAGAACTCAGCTGGAGTCAGCTTCACCTGCACGTCCAGCAAGGACAGTGTAAATGCCTCAACTGTTGTCACTTTGAACTGCAAAGGTAAGATTTTAAACCCAAAACACTAGCACTGTCTCAGCTGACGAATTGTATCTCTctaaacagcctgcagctgatccaaaaTGCAGGAAAAGGGATCATATCCCTCCCGTTGTAGCTTCTCTTCCATGACTTCCAGTAAAATCCAGAATGGACATCAACATTCTTCAGCTTAGACAAAAGGCCCTTAAAGGGATCTAACAGTTCTGTATACTATTCCCAATAAAACACTGTGATCACAGAGTGCAGGTCGGATTTTAGTTCCCAGAATTAACAAAAGTAAAATGGGAGTACGAgtctttcagaaactttttctAGTCGTGATCTGTCTCTGGGCTGATTCTTGACTATAGATCTTTCCCAGCTGACCTCCAGCCAAGTTGAGCTAGGTTCTGCTCAAAGTTTCTTCTTGTTAAAAGGGGGAGGTTTTCCTGCCTTTAAGTGtctgctcaggggtcaggctctgaaCGGTGCTGAACTGGGTGTTAGGTTGACTGTGAAATCGCAAGGGttcatttgtctttgtgtaCAGCCTGTGGCGTTCAAGGTGACATATCATGCAAATGTTCTCACTATCATGGTTGTCTGAATGAACCATTCCGGTGTGcagccccttatgacatcataggGGGATAAGCCCCTCCCCCTGGTTGCGTTCCTGAGATTTTGGCACCATATTAGtgttcctgccttttttttttaacctaggTTATATTAAAGGAAagtttagcagcagcagctcattacAGACATATAAACAGCAGCCTACTATAATGTACTATTTTTTACTATATACTTTTTAAGCCAAAAATGTACCTTAAAAAGCAACATGTCCTTGCCTTTATTACATTTCATTGTGCTCAAACCATGCAGATTCAGAAGTGACACCTCCAGCTCCAGTCACATCACTGCCCATGCAGACGTCCAGGCAGAGAGATGGCATTTACTATCTTTTAACATACCTGGGAGGTGCGGCCACTGTAGTTTTGATCATTGTTTTAAAGGtgagacaaaaataaacacaacctGCCTGTTTTTTCATTTGTCTTAATGCTTTTATAAAGACACATTGCACAGATCACTGCTTTATTTagattcttcttttttttttccagaagaaaTATGTCACAGCAGAGAACCCTCTGTGTAAGCGTCTgtctattttgttttgtttttgcaaaaaCTAGGAAAGTACAATAAAATCAAGTATTAAAGCATGAACATTTATGCAGAaagcagttttatttatttataaataaggAAATAACTCATGTgtagtttttttattgtaaagtAACAGCTGACAA
This window encodes:
- the LOC114436669 gene encoding uncharacterized protein LOC114436669, which encodes MRLLIFFLFLQASQTASLEEVSANLGGKITLHSGANVSWKLTTIEWSIYTNNTWIATYQNENVNVERVSRYKGRLHLNTTTGDLTINNVTTKDAMDYTVELSSDTQGTGKTINLKVKKPLQNPTISTHTNPIKQACVVVLDCVSQDNGVNLSWHVNPTVDNITRANGSHTELFALIDTRENSAGVSFTCTSSKDSVNASTVVTLNCKDSEVTPPAPVTSLPMQTSRQRDGIYYLLTYLGGAATVVLIIVLKKKYVTAENPLCKRLSILFCFCKN